From the Coleofasciculus sp. FACHB-1120 genome, one window contains:
- the rplU gene encoding 50S ribosomal protein L21, with translation MSYAIIETGGKQLRVEPGRFYDIELLPSEPDTQVTIDKVLFVQNDGDVTIGQPFIEGATVECTVMRHRRGKKVIVYKMKPKKKTRRKKGHRQEITQLMINSISINGSVVASEQQASQTPAANESAEAQEAVATVVVDETDTESAATE, from the coding sequence ATGAGTTACGCAATTATTGAAACTGGCGGCAAACAGCTGAGAGTCGAACCAGGTCGCTTTTACGACATCGAACTGCTTCCCTCGGAACCAGACACCCAAGTTACCATTGATAAGGTTTTGTTTGTTCAGAACGACGGCGATGTGACCATCGGTCAACCTTTCATTGAAGGGGCGACGGTAGAATGCACGGTGATGAGACACCGGCGCGGTAAGAAGGTCATCGTCTACAAGATGAAGCCCAAAAAGAAAACCCGCCGCAAGAAAGGGCATCGCCAGGAAATCACCCAGCTGATGATCAACTCCATCAGCATCAATGGCTCAGTGGTGGCTTCCGAACAACAGGCTTCCCAAACCCCCGCCGCTAACGAATCAGCAGAAGCTCAAGAAGCTGTGGCAACAGTGGTTGTTGATGAGACAGATACCGAGAGCGCTGCGACCGAGTAA
- a CDS encoding GNAT family N-acetyltransferase, producing the protein MDCSHIQFCDRKSQIDFQQLQELFHLAAFWAQNRRIEDLEIAIANSDPVISVWDENKLIGFARATSDGVYRATIWDVIVHPAYQGAGLGRKLVETVLSHPRVSRVERVYLMTTYQQGFYTRIGFECSSPSTTMVLYNNQPLTEPLPTQVMSSQ; encoded by the coding sequence ATGGATTGCAGTCATATTCAATTTTGTGACCGTAAATCACAAATCGACTTTCAACAACTGCAAGAGCTGTTTCACTTGGCTGCCTTCTGGGCACAGAACCGGCGAATTGAAGATTTAGAAATTGCGATCGCCAATAGCGATCCAGTGATTAGCGTCTGGGATGAAAACAAGCTGATTGGATTTGCCAGAGCTACTTCCGATGGCGTCTACCGTGCCACTATCTGGGATGTGATCGTACATCCGGCATATCAAGGCGCAGGACTCGGACGCAAGTTGGTGGAAACAGTCTTGAGCCATCCTCGTGTCAGTCGGGTAGAGCGCGTCTACCTGATGACGACTTATCAACAGGGCTTTTATACGCGCATCGGATTTGAATGTAGCAGTCCCAGTACGACGATGGTGCTGTATAACAACCAGCCACTGACCGAGCCTTTGCCTACCCAGGTTATGTCGTCTCAATAG
- the rpmA gene encoding 50S ribosomal protein L27 → MAHKKGTGSTRNGRDSNAQRLGVKRFGGQTVTAGSILVRQRGTSFHAGNNVGVGRDYTLFALIDGIVTFERKDRSRKKVSVYAVPAAAEASPENAPVAAQV, encoded by the coding sequence ATGGCTCATAAGAAAGGTACAGGTAGTACTCGCAACGGTCGTGATTCTAATGCTCAACGCTTAGGCGTCAAGCGTTTCGGCGGTCAGACCGTGACAGCCGGTAGTATTTTGGTACGTCAGCGTGGAACTTCCTTTCACGCTGGCAATAATGTCGGTGTGGGCAGAGACTATACCTTGTTTGCCCTCATTGATGGCATCGTCACCTTTGAACGGAAGGACAGAAGCCGCAAGAAGGTAAGCGTTTACGCGGTGCCAGCGGCGGCGGAAGCATCCCCTGAGAATGCACCCGTAGCGGCTCAGGTATAA
- the prmC gene encoding peptide chain release factor N(5)-glutamine methyltransferase: MVSGIELWKWRNWARDAAKSADVDPTEVDWLLREVAGLDRLALRLEFFKDRTQIKLPMPLPELTQMWQRRLDERLPVQYLAGVAPWRHFSLCVSPAVLIPRPETEYLIDLAVAAAAQGGASPPLQQGHWADLGTGSGAIAFGLAEAFPSATLHAVDYSPAALAIARQNAQQLGLAAHIQFYQGSWWQPLCALKGQLSGMVSNPPYIPSHLLPSLQPEVAIHEPHLALDGGTDGLDCIRNLVETAPDYLRPGGLWLIEMMAGQADAVAQLLQDRGSYCQIQIHADLAGIERFALAYRKPDE, translated from the coding sequence ATGGTTTCAGGTATAGAACTTTGGAAGTGGCGCAACTGGGCGCGGGATGCTGCCAAATCAGCGGACGTTGACCCAACAGAAGTGGACTGGTTGCTGCGAGAAGTCGCCGGTCTAGATCGGTTGGCGCTGCGGTTAGAGTTTTTCAAAGACAGAACCCAGATAAAATTACCGATGCCGTTGCCGGAGTTAACCCAGATGTGGCAACGGCGTCTGGATGAGCGGTTGCCAGTTCAGTACCTGGCTGGTGTTGCTCCCTGGCGTCATTTTTCTCTGTGTGTTTCACCAGCAGTATTGATTCCCCGACCGGAAACAGAGTATTTGATTGATTTGGCGGTTGCCGCTGCTGCTCAGGGTGGAGCCTCCCCACCATTACAGCAAGGACATTGGGCAGATTTAGGAACTGGCAGTGGTGCGATCGCTTTCGGACTCGCAGAGGCCTTTCCATCTGCCACTCTCCACGCGGTTGATTACAGTCCGGCTGCCCTAGCGATCGCCCGACAAAATGCCCAGCAGCTAGGTTTAGCGGCTCACATTCAGTTTTACCAAGGTTCTTGGTGGCAGCCCTTGTGCGCCCTAAAAGGTCAGCTCAGCGGCATGGTATCAAACCCTCCCTATATTCCCAGTCATTTGCTGCCTTCCCTGCAACCGGAAGTGGCGATACACGAACCTCATCTCGCCCTCGACGGTGGTACGGATGGCTTAGATTGCATCCGCAATTTGGTAGAAACAGCGCCAGACTATCTGCGACCGGGGGGTCTTTGGCTGATTGAAATGATGGCGGGACAAGCCGATGCAGTTGCTCAACTATTACAAGATAGAGGCAGTTACTGCCAAATTCAAATTCACGCCGATTTAGCTGGGATTGAACGCTTTGCCTTAGCCTATCGGAAACCCGATGAGTGA
- the hemB gene encoding porphobilinogen synthase, translated as MFPIHRPRRLRTSTQLRRMVRETVLATSDLIYPLFAVPGEGIAKEVKSMPGVYQLSVDKIVEEAKEVYDLGIPAIILFGIPADKDVDATGAWHDCGIVQKAATAVKEAVPDLVVIADTCLCEYTSHGHCGYLEVGDLTGRVLNDPTLELLKKTAVSQAKAGADIIAPSGMMDGFVQAIREGLDAAGFQDTPILSYAAKYASAYYGPFRDAADSTPQFGDRRTYQMDPGNAREALKEIELDIAEGADMLMVKPALAYMDIIWRVKEASNLPVAAYNVSGEYAMVKAAALNGWIDEQRVVMETLTSFKRAGADLILTYHAKDAARWL; from the coding sequence ATGTTTCCCATTCATCGCCCTCGCCGCCTTCGTACCTCAACCCAGCTGCGCCGGATGGTGCGTGAAACGGTTCTTGCCACGAGTGACTTAATCTACCCTCTGTTTGCTGTACCGGGAGAGGGCATTGCTAAGGAAGTGAAATCGATGCCAGGGGTCTACCAGCTGTCGGTAGACAAAATTGTGGAAGAGGCAAAAGAAGTCTATGACCTCGGCATTCCCGCGATCATTCTTTTTGGGATTCCCGCAGATAAGGATGTAGATGCGACGGGTGCGTGGCACGATTGCGGAATTGTCCAAAAAGCTGCTACCGCAGTGAAAGAAGCGGTGCCGGATTTAGTGGTCATTGCCGATACTTGCTTGTGCGAATATACCAGTCACGGTCACTGTGGTTATTTGGAAGTGGGGGACTTGACGGGGCGGGTGTTGAATGACCCAACGCTGGAATTGCTCAAGAAAACAGCAGTTTCTCAAGCCAAGGCTGGCGCTGATATTATCGCTCCGTCTGGGATGATGGACGGTTTTGTGCAGGCGATTCGGGAAGGATTGGATGCAGCAGGATTCCAAGATACACCGATTCTTTCTTACGCTGCCAAATATGCTTCGGCTTATTATGGACCTTTCCGCGATGCGGCTGATTCAACACCGCAGTTTGGCGATCGCAGAACTTACCAGATGGACCCCGGCAATGCTCGCGAAGCCCTCAAAGAAATCGAACTCGATATTGCAGAAGGGGCGGATATGCTGATGGTGAAACCGGCACTTGCCTATATGGACATCATTTGGCGGGTGAAAGAAGCCAGCAACTTGCCGGTAGCCGCCTACAATGTCTCTGGCGAATACGCGATGGTGAAAGCTGCTGCCCTGAATGGCTGGATTGACGAACAGCGAGTCGTGATGGAAACTTTAACCAGCTTCAAGCGGGCTGGAGCCGATTTGATTCTCACCTACCACGCCAAAGATGCCGCCCGTTGGCTGTAG
- a CDS encoding GNAT family N-acetyltransferase, with translation MGFWKSLFSGSDGSTASKPTLGEGDVVEGTGDRTGNGSRIFFSTERDIDLYELEELCDAVGWSRRPLRKVKKAIEHSFLVVSMWEVRGTQRRLVGFSRATSDHAFNATIWDVVVHPDFQGKGLGKALMKYAIKKLRSEDISNITLFADPQVVDFYRGLNFIADPEGIKGMFWYPD, from the coding sequence ATGGGTTTTTGGAAAAGCTTGTTTAGCGGTTCTGATGGAAGCACTGCGTCGAAGCCGACGCTGGGGGAGGGGGATGTTGTAGAAGGGACAGGCGATCGCACGGGCAACGGCTCTCGGATCTTTTTCAGCACCGAACGCGACATTGACCTTTATGAACTCGAAGAACTCTGCGATGCGGTCGGGTGGTCCCGGCGTCCGCTACGCAAGGTCAAGAAAGCAATCGAACATAGTTTTTTAGTAGTTTCGATGTGGGAAGTGAGAGGAACCCAGCGACGGCTGGTTGGCTTTTCCCGCGCTACTTCTGACCATGCCTTCAATGCCACTATTTGGGATGTGGTAGTTCACCCGGATTTCCAAGGCAAAGGACTGGGAAAGGCGTTGATGAAGTACGCGATCAAGAAGCTACGCAGTGAAGACATTAGCAATATTACGCTGTTCGCTGACCCCCAGGTGGTGGATTTTTACCGGGGACTGAATTTTATTGCTGACCCGGAAGGAATTAAAGGGATGTTTTGGTATCCAGATTAG
- a CDS encoding NACHT domain-containing protein codes for MSYLRLISTENSDRMKKLKQVWEFLNTDIRELGKPGDVAETGTEITKFALEFGLALGLFSAIAGSAGIPIAIAGLSGTKLAIQGVRLYRKKTNQEPSLEEWVAIASPLAYLESFNELVQSNDLLQRVNLQPASATPPTNIAQQLSAKLGEFQLEEHLARNVLTCFHESGLAQVLNQVLSNQLQQAGINKYDAEILTSWVASKTHQYLKKALEDADSSVKQRAEFYLASKRQESDKYYSLNTYLDEQIATKPLEPVFYETFTFKDIYVPLKVQPVNPKKGEIDQDAEPIEIESWAKAMLADAQKQDKVMFIQGGPGRGKSVFCRMFADWARQHLHPVWTPILIRLRDIRTFENSFEKTLQAAVDYSFAIDDAGWLTDRNTRFLFLLDGFDELVMERRTKPGIKGFSISSRGVSR; via the coding sequence TTGAGTTATCTTCGACTCATCAGCACGGAGAATAGCGATCGCATGAAGAAGCTCAAGCAGGTTTGGGAGTTTTTAAACACTGATATTCGGGAACTAGGGAAACCCGGAGATGTCGCTGAGACTGGGACAGAGATTACTAAATTCGCGCTGGAATTCGGGCTGGCTTTAGGTTTGTTCTCTGCAATTGCTGGTTCTGCGGGAATTCCTATTGCTATAGCAGGGCTATCAGGGACGAAACTAGCGATTCAAGGCGTGAGGCTGTACCGCAAAAAGACGAATCAAGAGCCATCCCTAGAAGAATGGGTAGCGATCGCATCTCCCTTGGCGTATCTAGAAAGCTTTAATGAATTGGTGCAAAGTAATGACTTATTACAGCGAGTCAATTTACAGCCAGCAAGCGCAACGCCTCCCACAAATATCGCTCAACAGCTAAGCGCAAAACTGGGAGAATTTCAACTAGAGGAACATCTTGCTAGAAATGTTCTCACCTGCTTCCACGAATCGGGATTAGCCCAAGTTTTAAATCAGGTTTTGTCGAACCAACTGCAACAAGCAGGAATAAATAAGTATGACGCTGAGATTTTAACAAGTTGGGTAGCTTCTAAGACTCATCAATACCTGAAAAAAGCCTTAGAAGATGCTGATAGTTCTGTTAAACAACGGGCTGAATTCTATTTGGCTAGCAAGCGGCAAGAATCGGACAAATACTACAGTCTTAATACTTATTTAGATGAGCAAATTGCTACTAAGCCCCTAGAGCCAGTATTTTATGAGACCTTCACTTTCAAAGATATTTACGTGCCGTTGAAAGTACAACCAGTGAATCCGAAGAAGGGAGAGATTGATCAGGATGCAGAACCAATTGAGATCGAAAGCTGGGCAAAGGCAATGCTAGCAGATGCCCAGAAACAAGACAAAGTGATGTTTATCCAAGGGGGGCCGGGAAGAGGAAAAAGTGTTTTTTGTCGGATGTTTGCCGACTGGGCGCGGCAGCATTTGCATCCAGTTTGGACACCAATCTTGATTCGGTTGCGGGATATCAGGACATTTGAAAATAGTTTTGAAAAAACTTTGCAAGCAGCAGTAGATTATAGTTTTGCCATAGACGATGCTGGCTGGTTAACCGATAGAAATACTCGATTTTTGTTTTTGCTGGATGGATTTGATGAATTAGTGATGGAAAGAAGAACCAAGCCAGGAATTAAGGGATTTTCTATCTCAAGTAGAGGGGTTTCAAGGTAG
- a CDS encoding Tic22 family protein produces the protein MRSLVRLSATLGLVGSVVLGALPGLETLRALALPEQQVLEKLQAVPVFTITDPQGSPLVASVNEGQKKTAVAGVFISQQDAQTFIERLKKQNAQLASTVKVVPVSLGDVYKLDQANASKPDGLDFAFVPVQQQVDSAKAILSQSGKPVQNFDGVPLFVARGGKDKGYLTLQRDNKPIIPFFFSKEELQSMLDRFKQQQPALASTVEIQVVNLEGVIETLRTSNNQQLNNIVLVPPKASVDFVRSRGPAPANTQQRR, from the coding sequence ATGAGATCATTAGTTCGATTGAGCGCAACACTGGGTTTAGTGGGAAGTGTTGTACTGGGAGCGCTGCCAGGTTTGGAAACGCTGCGGGCGCTGGCATTGCCAGAACAACAGGTTCTAGAAAAGTTGCAAGCTGTGCCCGTGTTTACGATCACAGATCCTCAAGGTTCTCCATTAGTTGCTTCAGTAAATGAGGGGCAAAAGAAGACCGCAGTGGCAGGTGTTTTTATCAGCCAGCAAGATGCTCAAACATTTATCGAACGGTTAAAGAAGCAAAATGCTCAACTAGCAAGCACGGTGAAGGTGGTACCTGTATCGCTGGGAGACGTTTACAAACTGGATCAAGCAAATGCAAGCAAGCCAGATGGGCTAGATTTTGCTTTCGTACCCGTCCAGCAGCAGGTGGATTCAGCAAAGGCAATCCTGAGCCAGAGCGGCAAACCCGTTCAAAATTTTGATGGAGTTCCTTTGTTTGTGGCGAGAGGCGGAAAGGATAAAGGGTATTTGACCCTACAACGAGACAATAAACCAATCATTCCTTTCTTCTTTAGCAAAGAAGAATTACAGAGTATGCTGGATCGATTCAAACAGCAACAGCCAGCTCTGGCATCTACAGTGGAAATTCAAGTGGTGAATCTGGAGGGTGTAATTGAAACTTTACGTACCAGCAATAATCAGCAGCTGAACAACATTGTACTGGTTCCACCCAAAGCGTCAGTAGACTTTGTGCGATCGCGTGGTCCTGCTCCCGCAAATACTCAGCAACGTCGGTAA
- a CDS encoding MarC family protein has product MDISVLVKTFVAVFVLADALGNAPIFLVLTKGMEPEQRDNVVNRASIVATGVLLIFAFGGKAVLNYLEISMGSLRVAGGLLLLLIALQMLRGELDTPIVEQQRDVAITPMALPLLAGPGTLTTVMLLMSESPNAHLSVVVGIVSAMLVTWLIVRLANRIDHLLGAEGAVIITQLLGFLLAALAIEIGSAGIRELFLT; this is encoded by the coding sequence CTGGATATCTCTGTTCTGGTTAAAACTTTTGTAGCTGTGTTTGTCTTGGCAGATGCGTTGGGCAATGCACCGATCTTTTTAGTCCTGACGAAGGGCATGGAACCGGAGCAAAGAGACAATGTGGTGAATCGGGCAAGTATTGTAGCGACAGGGGTGCTGCTGATATTCGCTTTTGGGGGTAAAGCAGTTCTAAATTACTTAGAAATCAGTATGGGGTCTTTGCGGGTTGCTGGAGGACTGCTCTTACTCTTAATTGCCCTACAAATGCTACGTGGAGAACTAGATACACCGATTGTCGAGCAGCAGCGCGATGTCGCGATTACTCCGATGGCATTGCCTCTGTTAGCTGGGCCAGGAACGCTAACGACGGTGATGCTGTTGATGTCTGAATCTCCAAATGCTCATCTCAGCGTGGTGGTCGGGATTGTCTCTGCGATGCTGGTGACATGGTTGATTGTGCGTCTGGCAAACCGGATTGACCACTTGCTCGGTGCCGAAGGCGCGGTGATTATTACTCAACTTTTAGGCTTTCTGTTAGCAGCACTGGCCATCGAAATCGGCAGTGCTGGGATTCGGGAACTGTTTCTAACTTAA
- a CDS encoding alpha/beta hydrolase, which translates to MATIEILGVRHTYDLTPPIASSTPVLVFIHGWLLSRRYWQPLIERLAPDYQCLSYDLRGFGDSQPLDNDGFTRQGTPVLTKPVVGENRHEEWLRPETLALSFSNYTPAAYAKEVGVLLQKLNISSAWLIGHSLGGSIALWAADQQPDWVKGVVCINAGGGIYLKEAFERFRAGGQQLLKRRPHWLCYVPGIDLPFTRAQVARPIARCWGRQRLIDFITAHPEAALGTLLDSTTEAEVNRLPQVVSRLKQPVYFIAGAKDRVMEPKYVRHLASFHPLFQGCGENVMEIPDCGHLSMVEQPEAVATEIRKIVANCPNSSDLA; encoded by the coding sequence ATGGCAACCATCGAAATCCTGGGAGTTCGGCACACCTACGATTTGACGCCTCCCATTGCATCATCTACCCCTGTTTTGGTCTTTATCCACGGCTGGCTCCTCAGCCGTCGGTACTGGCAGCCCTTGATTGAGCGGTTAGCACCAGATTATCAGTGTTTGTCTTACGATTTGCGGGGATTTGGTGATTCTCAGCCGCTAGATAATGATGGATTCACCCGTCAAGGAACACCAGTGCTGACCAAGCCAGTCGTCGGGGAGAATCGGCACGAGGAGTGGCTTCGTCCGGAGACTCTGGCGTTGAGCTTCTCGAATTACACTCCCGCTGCTTATGCCAAAGAAGTCGGTGTTTTGTTACAGAAGCTGAATATTTCTAGTGCTTGGCTAATTGGTCATTCGTTGGGTGGCAGCATTGCCCTTTGGGCAGCAGATCAGCAACCCGATTGGGTGAAGGGGGTCGTCTGTATTAATGCTGGGGGTGGTATTTATCTGAAGGAAGCCTTCGAGCGGTTTCGGGCTGGGGGTCAGCAGCTTCTGAAACGGCGTCCCCATTGGCTGTGTTATGTGCCGGGAATTGATTTGCCTTTTACGCGGGCGCAAGTGGCGCGTCCAATTGCTCGGTGCTGGGGACGTCAGCGGCTGATTGATTTTATTACGGCTCATCCAGAAGCAGCGCTGGGAACTTTACTGGATTCGACGACGGAAGCGGAGGTCAACCGCTTACCGCAGGTGGTGTCACGGCTGAAGCAGCCGGTTTATTTTATTGCCGGTGCTAAAGATAGGGTGATGGAACCGAAGTATGTGCGCCACTTAGCAAGCTTTCACCCGTTATTTCAGGGTTGTGGTGAGAACGTGATGGAAATTCCAGACTGCGGACATTTATCGATGGTGGAGCAGCCAGAGGCAGTTGCCACCGAAATTCGTAAGATTGTAGCCAATTGTCCGAATTCTAGCGACCTTGCTTAA
- a CDS encoding L-threonylcarbamoyladenylate synthase, whose translation MTQVSMAALIEGARSGSLVSFPTDTVPAFAVQPDRSELIFAAKQRRQDKPLILMGANASDLWDFVQGSPAEWQIWQQVADQYWPGALTLVLPASACVPKAMNPSDPTTIGLRVPNSGIALSILSQTGPLATTSANRSGEPPLQTMAEIAAQFPDVLTLLPSELETTPMACVPSTVAKWTGSDWEILRQGAVKLVV comes from the coding sequence ATGACACAAGTTTCAATGGCAGCCTTAATAGAAGGCGCTCGTTCTGGGAGTTTGGTTAGCTTTCCCACCGATACGGTACCGGCATTCGCAGTACAACCGGATCGGTCGGAGCTAATTTTTGCAGCAAAGCAGCGGCGGCAAGATAAACCGCTGATTTTAATGGGCGCAAACGCCTCAGATTTGTGGGATTTTGTCCAAGGAAGTCCGGCTGAATGGCAGATTTGGCAACAAGTTGCTGACCAATATTGGCCGGGTGCTTTGACTTTAGTATTACCTGCCTCAGCGTGCGTTCCCAAAGCGATGAATCCATCTGACCCGACCACAATTGGGTTGCGTGTGCCGAATTCTGGCATCGCGCTCTCAATTTTGTCGCAAACTGGCCCCTTAGCAACCACCAGCGCCAATCGTTCCGGGGAACCACCTCTGCAAACAATGGCAGAAATTGCAGCGCAGTTTCCCGATGTCCTGACCCTATTGCCCTCGGAGTTAGAAACAACACCGATGGCTTGCGTTCCTTCCACCGTCGCCAAATGGACGGGCAGCGACTGGGAAATCTTGCGACAAGGAGCGGTTAAATTGGTAGTTTAA
- a CDS encoding sensor histidine kinase, producing MSQDANPDVTAILEELKQTQMAYHMATEMSQFKAGFLARTSHELRSPLNSLIGLHQLILSDLCDNPEEEREFIAQAHASALKLMQLIDEIIAVAKTQHGTSRIEIQPIELTKVLEEVYNLTHLQAANRSIRLEVSPPDREIYVLADPRRLQQVLLNLVDTAIARMDEGNIRVWVPPSPASEYIHIWIDAECPVSVWSEPVDLLKDQKTPELGGAHRKGAPLQMPRLSEGMNLLIAQTLIEVMQGHLEVVAAQPTDASIPSAADNFTRLQFSLPLVPIETT from the coding sequence ATGTCCCAAGACGCGAATCCGGACGTGACAGCCATCCTGGAAGAACTCAAGCAAACCCAGATGGCATACCACATGGCAACAGAAATGAGCCAGTTTAAAGCTGGGTTTTTGGCGCGGACTTCCCATGAATTGCGATCGCCCCTCAACAGTTTGATTGGCTTGCATCAGTTGATTTTGTCCGATTTGTGTGACAACCCAGAAGAAGAACGAGAATTTATTGCTCAGGCTCACGCCTCCGCACTGAAGCTGATGCAACTCATCGACGAAATTATCGCTGTTGCCAAAACTCAACACGGCACCAGTCGGATAGAGATTCAACCGATCGAGCTTACGAAGGTTTTGGAGGAAGTCTACAACTTGACTCACCTGCAAGCAGCGAATCGGAGTATCCGCCTTGAGGTATCGCCACCGGATCGAGAGATTTACGTTCTGGCAGATCCGCGACGATTGCAGCAGGTGCTGCTCAATCTAGTCGATACCGCGATCGCTCGCATGGATGAAGGCAACATTCGGGTTTGGGTTCCCCCCTCCCCCGCATCTGAGTACATCCACATCTGGATTGATGCTGAGTGCCCGGTCAGCGTCTGGAGCGAACCAGTAGATTTGCTCAAAGATCAAAAGACACCGGAACTGGGAGGGGCGCACAGAAAAGGAGCGCCCCTGCAAATGCCACGACTATCCGAGGGGATGAATTTACTGATTGCTCAAACCCTCATCGAAGTAATGCAGGGACACCTGGAAGTGGTTGCAGCCCAACCTACAGACGCCTCTATTCCTTCAGCCGCCGATAATTTCACCCGGCTTCAGTTTTCTCTTCCCCTAGTGCCTATTGAGACGACATAA
- a CDS encoding pentapeptide repeat-containing protein: MALQGIEGRIPPNMERVELLPMDDELQQQWFSKWETQVGGDKTSAFQQFLQDKRCPDRVRELAKEPLLLYLLAMMHRDNKLTVEMFEGASGVGAKILIYEKSLEWVLTEQRKLTEQETAGLRRILAEAGLCVVQSGGEYAAMKTIESRLIGDDSAIELIRQARERHGEDALKNALAAFYLQPAAGDKGGSVEFTHKSFGEFLCAERLKKSIEDWTQPGKKPQEFEISIDKMDWEIYDLFGYGGLTLEIVEYLMALLAASTKFQPVKLFKRLESFYLRWCNGEFIDALQDNYPQRKMSQLQGQNIQIGVRQVDIYAGLNVMILLLELNRYAQSRDDLEDIAFYPCGQKGADSCDGDQLLRIIGYSCCIGVSGFLNTVGGFLSGADLRGVNLRGANLRGVDLSDANLSRANLSGANLWGADLSGAILSSAYLSGAILCDADLSGAILCDADLSGAILGRAEDMGTNPIGANLSGANLNSANLNSANLSGANLNSANLSRADLNSANLWGANLWGADLSRANLWGADLSGANLSGANLWGADLSGANLSGAILENISWDKYTL; encoded by the coding sequence TTGGCACTACAAGGTATTGAAGGAAGAATACCTCCCAACATGGAACGAGTGGAACTGCTGCCGATGGATGACGAACTCCAACAGCAGTGGTTTAGTAAATGGGAAACTCAAGTTGGAGGTGATAAAACTTCCGCATTTCAGCAATTTTTGCAAGATAAACGCTGTCCAGATAGAGTGAGGGAATTAGCCAAAGAGCCGCTATTGCTTTATCTATTGGCAATGATGCACCGGGATAACAAGTTGACGGTAGAGATGTTTGAGGGTGCCAGCGGTGTCGGGGCAAAAATTCTGATTTACGAGAAATCTTTGGAGTGGGTACTGACAGAACAACGTAAGCTAACCGAACAGGAAACGGCAGGACTGCGACGCATCTTGGCGGAGGCGGGGTTGTGCGTCGTGCAGTCGGGCGGGGAATATGCCGCGATGAAAACAATCGAGTCGCGTTTAATTGGGGATGACAGTGCAATTGAGTTAATTCGCCAAGCTAGAGAACGACACGGAGAGGATGCGCTGAAAAATGCTTTGGCGGCTTTTTATCTTCAGCCTGCGGCGGGTGACAAAGGCGGTTCGGTGGAGTTTACCCACAAGAGTTTTGGGGAATTTTTGTGTGCGGAACGACTCAAAAAAAGTATAGAAGACTGGACGCAACCGGGAAAAAAACCGCAGGAGTTTGAGATATCTATCGACAAAATGGACTGGGAAATCTACGATTTGTTTGGCTATGGTGGGCTGACACTAGAAATTGTGGAGTATTTAATGGCTTTATTGGCTGCCAGTACGAAGTTTCAGCCCGTAAAATTATTCAAACGATTGGAGAGTTTTTATCTGCGTTGGTGCAATGGGGAATTTATTGATGCACTACAAGATAACTATCCCCAGAGAAAGATGAGCCAGTTGCAAGGACAAAATATTCAAATTGGTGTGCGACAGGTGGATATCTATGCAGGGTTGAATGTGATGATTTTACTATTGGAGTTGAATCGATATGCTCAATCAAGAGATGACCTAGAGGATATAGCTTTTTATCCCTGCGGTCAAAAAGGGGCTGATAGTTGTGATGGCGATCAACTGCTTCGCATTATCGGTTACAGCTGTTGTATAGGAGTTAGCGGCTTTTTAAACACAGTTGGAGGATTTCTCAGCGGCGCAGACCTCAGGGGCGTAAACCTCAGGGGCGCAAACCTCAGGGGCGTAGACCTCAGCGACGCAAACCTCAGCCGTGCAAACCTCAGCGGCGCAAACCTCTGGGGCGCAGACCTCAGCGGCGCAATCCTCAGCAGCGCATACCTCAGCGGCGCAATCCTCTGTGACGCAGACCTCAGCGGCGCAATCCTCTGTGACGCAGACCTCAGCGGCGCAATCCTCGGTCGCGCAGAGGACATGGGCACAAACCCCATCGGCGCAAACCTCAGCGGCGCAAACCTCAACAGCGCAAACCTCAACAGCGCAAACCTCAGCGGCGCAAACCTCAACAGCGCAAACCTCAGCCGTGCAGACCTCAACAGCGCAAACCTCTGGGGCGCAAACCTCTGGGGCGCAGACCTCAGCCGTGCAAACCTCTGGGGCGCAGACCTCAGCGGCGCAAACCTCAGCGGCGCAAACCTCTGGGGCGCAGACCTCAGCGGCGCAAACCTCAGCGGCGCAATCCTCGAAAACATTTCTTGGGATAAGTATACGCTTTGA